A window of Pelotomaculum isophthalicicum JI contains these coding sequences:
- a CDS encoding cyclic lactone autoinducer peptide, whose translation MVFSPIVMVALYVAAIGIKPASFFHWYQPVPPVKSE comes from the coding sequence ATGGTGTTTTCACCAATTGTTATGGTAGCCCTTTATGTCGCCGCAATCGGAATCAAGCCGGCCAGTTTCTTTCACTGGTACCAGCCTGTGCCCCCCGTGAAATCCGAATAA